From Brevibacillus marinus, a single genomic window includes:
- the ffh gene encoding signal recognition particle protein, whose translation MAFESLANRLQNAFAKLRGRGKIDEAAVNEAMREVRLALLEADVNYKVVKEFVARVKERAIGQEVLKSLTPGQMVIKVVNEELTQLMGGDVAKLAVAAKPPTVVMMVGLQGAGKTTTTGKLAKYLQKQNRKPLLVAGDIYRPAAIRQLQVLGEQIGVPVFALGDQVSPVEIARQAVAHAKEQQLDYVLIDTAGRLHIDEALMEELRQIREAVQPDEILLVVDAMTGQDAVNVAQRFNDQLELSGVVLTKLDGDTRGGAALSVKAVTGKPIKFAGMGEKLDSLEPFYPERMASRILGMGDVLSLIEKAQQAVDSEQAKQMEQQMRQGEFTFDMFLASLEQMRKMGPLEELLGMLPGMNSKALKDLKVDEKQLARTEAIVKSMTKAERANPDLLNASRRRRIAAGSGTSVQEVNRFIKQFEDMKKMMKQFSGAADKLKKKGKKKGLKMPFGGGLPGGFPAGGKGKGGFNFPFNFKPPFK comes from the coding sequence ATGGCATTTGAAAGCCTGGCCAATCGGTTGCAAAACGCGTTTGCCAAACTGCGCGGCAGAGGCAAGATCGACGAGGCTGCGGTCAACGAAGCGATGCGCGAAGTGCGCCTCGCCTTGCTGGAAGCCGACGTGAACTACAAAGTGGTAAAAGAGTTCGTCGCCCGCGTGAAAGAGCGGGCAATCGGGCAGGAAGTGCTGAAAAGCTTGACCCCCGGCCAGATGGTGATCAAGGTGGTCAACGAAGAGCTGACCCAGCTGATGGGCGGCGACGTGGCCAAGCTGGCCGTGGCGGCAAAGCCGCCCACCGTGGTGATGATGGTGGGGCTGCAAGGGGCTGGGAAGACGACGACGACCGGAAAGCTGGCGAAGTATTTGCAGAAGCAGAACCGCAAGCCGCTCCTGGTCGCGGGCGATATCTACCGGCCGGCGGCGATCCGCCAGCTGCAGGTGCTGGGCGAGCAGATCGGCGTTCCAGTCTTTGCCCTGGGCGATCAGGTGAGCCCGGTGGAAATCGCCCGCCAGGCGGTCGCGCACGCGAAGGAACAGCAGCTCGATTACGTCCTGATCGATACGGCGGGCCGCCTGCACATCGACGAAGCGCTGATGGAGGAACTGCGGCAGATTCGCGAAGCGGTGCAGCCGGATGAGATTCTGCTGGTCGTGGATGCGATGACCGGTCAGGATGCGGTCAACGTGGCGCAAAGATTCAACGATCAGCTGGAGCTGAGCGGTGTGGTGCTGACCAAGCTGGACGGCGATACCCGCGGCGGGGCGGCCCTGTCGGTCAAAGCGGTGACCGGCAAGCCGATCAAGTTTGCCGGGATGGGGGAAAAGCTGGACAGTCTGGAGCCGTTTTATCCGGAACGGATGGCATCGCGCATCCTGGGGATGGGCGATGTGCTCAGCCTGATCGAAAAGGCGCAGCAGGCGGTGGACAGCGAGCAGGCCAAGCAGATGGAACAACAGATGCGGCAAGGGGAGTTTACCTTTGACATGTTTCTTGCGTCGCTGGAACAGATGCGCAAGATGGGACCGCTGGAAGAGCTGCTTGGCATGCTGCCGGGGATGAACAGCAAGGCGTTGAAAGATTTGAAAGTGGACGAGAAGCAGCTCGCCCGCACGGAAGCGATTGTCAAATCGATGACCAAGGCCGAGCGCGCCAACCCCGACTTGCTGAACGCCAGCCGGCGCAGGCGGATTGCGGCCGGCAGCGGTACCAGCGTGCAGGAAGTAAACCGCTTCATCAAGCAGTTTGAAGATATGAAGAAGATGATGAAGCAGTTCTCCGGCGCGGCCGACAAGCTGAAAAAGAAGGGCAAGAAAAAAGGGTTGAAAATGCCGTTTGGCGGCGGTTTGCCCGGCGGCTTTCCGGCTGGCGGCAAAGGAAAGGGCGGGTTCAACTTCCCGTTTAACTTTAAACCCCCGTTCAAGTAA
- the rpsP gene encoding 30S ribosomal protein S16 → MAVKIRLKRMGSKKNPFYRVVVADSRSPRDGRFIEEIGYYNPVAQPAVVKIDEDKAVKWILNGAAPTDTVRSLLSKAGVLAKVHEAKYGK, encoded by the coding sequence ATGGCAGTGAAGATTCGTCTGAAGCGGATGGGTTCCAAGAAGAATCCGTTTTACCGTGTCGTGGTGGCTGACTCTCGTTCCCCGCGTGACGGCCGCTTTATCGAGGAAATCGGTTACTACAATCCCGTAGCTCAACCGGCTGTTGTCAAAATCGATGAGGACAAGGCCGTGAAGTGGATCTTGAATGGCGCCGCCCCCACGGACACGGTGCGCAGCCTGTTGTCCAAAGCAGGCGTTCTGGCAAAAGTGCATGAAGCAAAATACGGCAAGTAA
- a CDS encoding KH domain-containing protein codes for MKELIETIAKALVDHPEEVRVHAVEKERLLLYELSVHPDDMGKIIGKQGRVAKALRTVVAAAAVQTDKRVLVEIV; via the coding sequence ATGAAAGAGTTGATCGAAACGATCGCAAAAGCTCTGGTTGATCATCCGGAAGAAGTGCGTGTACACGCCGTGGAAAAGGAGCGGCTATTGCTGTATGAGTTGTCCGTCCATCCTGACGACATGGGCAAGATCATCGGCAAACAAGGCCGCGTCGCCAAGGCCCTGCGCACCGTCGTGGCGGCCGCAGCCGTGCAGACGGATAAGCGGGTGCTGGTGGAAATCGTATAA
- a CDS encoding YlqD family protein codes for MITIHRPVQVRMIITEASRKRLLSEYRQRETELLKELEQWRFQGKKLLAEAQKKSGEAYRLAVERVNREERLRKEKLEMLRFQIKQTENLPEGREIPYTTVESSVEIKVGDVWDEVMSATEIILKDGVIAEIRQGGRSG; via the coding sequence GTGATTACAATCCACCGACCTGTACAGGTAAGGATGATTATCACCGAAGCGTCCCGCAAACGCCTTTTGTCCGAATACAGGCAGAGAGAAACAGAACTGTTGAAAGAGCTGGAGCAGTGGCGGTTTCAGGGCAAAAAACTGCTGGCAGAGGCGCAGAAAAAGTCCGGCGAGGCCTACCGCTTGGCGGTGGAGCGCGTGAACCGCGAAGAGCGGCTGCGCAAGGAAAAACTAGAAATGCTCCGCTTTCAGATCAAGCAGACGGAGAATTTGCCGGAAGGACGGGAGATTCCCTATACCACGGTAGAAAGCAGCGTAGAGATCAAAGTCGGCGATGTCTGGGATGAAGTGATGAGTGCGACGGAGATCATTTTAAAAGACGGGGTCATCGCCGAAATCCGCCAAGGAGGGCGAAGCGGATGA